The DNA region ACTGGAAGAAGTCCACGTCTTCGCGGATGGCGATGGCAGCCTCGTCCGGCACGGCCAGCGCGAATGCGACCGAGAGCTCCTTCACGGCCTGCAAGTAGCGCTCCTTGCCCTTCTCCAGGCCGAGGATGTGGTCCTGCGCGGCGGTCAGGAGGTTGAGGCGCTCGGCCGGCTTGCCCGTCTTCCACACGCTCCAGTCGAAGCCGTGGAACATGGCGACGCACACCTCGTGCTTCTCCAGCAGGAGAGCGACGGCGCGGGCCTTGTCGATCGTGGGCTCGCCCCCGCCTCCCCCCTGCGTGTAAGTGGCCAGTGCCTTCTTCAGCTCGTCCGCGAGCCCCAGATAGTCCACCACCAGCCCACCCGGCTTGTCCTTGAAAACCCGGTTCACGCGGGCAATGGCCTGCATGAGGCCGTGCCCGCGCATCGGCTTATCGGCGTAGAGCGTATGCAGGCTCGGGCAGTCGAAGCCGGTGAGCCACATGTCGCGCACGATGACCAGGCGGAACGGGTCGGCGGCGTTGCGGAAGCGCAGGGCAAGCGCCTCGCGCCGGGCCTTGCTGCGGATATGCGGCTGGAACTCCAGGCTGTCGGTGGCCGAACCCGTCATCACCACCTTGAGCTGCCCCTTCTCATCGTCGTCGGAGTGCCACTCGGGGCGGAGCGCGACGATCTCGTTGTACAGGGCCACGCAGATCCGACGGCTCATGCACACGACCATGCCCTTGCCCTGCATCGCCTCGGTGCGCTTCTCGAAGTGCTCGACGAGGTCGGCGGCGATGAGCTTCAGCCGCCTCTCCGAGCCCGCCAGGGCCTCCAGTTGCGCCCACCGGGACTTCAGCTTCTCCTTCCGCTCGACCTCCTCGCCCTCGGCCACCTCCTCGAAGTTGGCGTCGAGGTGCGGCTTCTCTTCCTCGCGCAGGGCGAGCTTCGCCAGGCGGCTCTCGTAATAGATGGGGACGGTCGCGCCATCGGCGACGGCCTTCTGGATGTCGTAGACGGAGATGTAGTCGCCGAACACGGCCCGCGTGTTGGCGTCCGTCTGCTCGATCGGCGTGCCGGTGAAGCCGATGAAGGAGGCGTTCGGGAGCGCGTGGCGCATGTGCGCCGCGAACCCGTCGATGAAGTCGTACTGGGAGCGGTGGGCCTCGTCGGCGATAACGACGATGTTGCGGCGGTCGGAGAGGAGGGGGTGCTTGTCGCCACGCTCGTCGGGGAGGAACTTCTGGATGGTGGTGAAGACGACCCCACCGCCCGCGACCTTCAGCTTCTCGCGTAGGTCGCGGCGATCAGCGGCCTGCACGGGCGGCTGCCGGAGCAACTCCTGGCACGCCGCGAACGTCCCGAACAACTGGTCGTCGAGGTCGTTGCGGTCGGTGAGGACGACGAGGGTTGGGTTCTCCATAGCCTTCTCGACGATCACCCGGCCCGCGTAGAACGCCATCGTCAGGGACTTGCCCGAGCCCTGCGTGTGCCACACGACACCGACGCGGCGGTCGCCGACATCGCCCCCGCTCTGCGCCGTCCCGTAGCGGCCCCGCGCCTCGGCCACGCCAGTGACAGCAGTGACGGGCGTGACGGCAGGTGGGGCAACTGCACGGAGGGTCTCCGCCAGCGCGGTGTTCACCGCATGGAACTGGTGGTAGCCTGCCATCTTCTTCACCAGCTTCCCGGCGCCGGAATCCTCGAACACGAGGAAGTGGCGGACGAGGGTGAGGAAGCGGGCGGGCTCGAACACGCCCTGGAGTAGGACTTGAAGCTGGGAGATGCCCGCTGGGCCATCCACCACGCCGTCGACGGTCTTCCAGGGCTTGAACCACTCCTTGCCAGCGCCAACCGTCCCGATGCGGGCCTCGTGTCCGTCCGACGCCACCATCACCGCGTTCGTCGAGAACAGGGTCGGGATCTGGAGCTGGTACGTCTGGAGTTGCTTGAAGGCCTGCCACACGTCGGCCTTGGTGTCGGCGGCGTTCTTCAGCTCGAGGACGGCCAGCGGGAGGCCGTTCACGAACACCACGACATCCGGGCGGCGGTTGTGGTGCCCCTCCACCACGGTGAACTGGTTTACCGCGAGGAAGTCGTTCCTCGCTGGATTCGTAAAGTCGATGAGGGCGGCCTGCGCCCCGGCGATCGACCCGTCCTGCCTGCGGTACTCGACGGGGATGCCATCCACCAGGAATCGGTGGACGATGCGATTCCGCTCAAGGAGGGTGGCGGCTGCGACCCTCTGCAACTTGCGGAGGGCCTCGTCGAGGGCCTCGCTGGGAAGGGAGGGATTCAGCCTGGCCAGTGCCGCACGCACCCTACCCAGGAGCAGCACGTCGCGGCAGTCGTCCGAGGTGCGCTCTGGACATGCCCCACTCGGGAGGATGTCGGGGCCGTAGAGGCGCGCATAGCCAAGCGCCTCCAGCCACTCCAGAGTGGCGTCCTCGACCTGCGACTCCGCGAAGTTCGATGGGCTCATTGGATGCTGGACGGGAGTCTACCCCTGGCTAGTACTCGATGGACACGTTGGGGTCGGGCGGCCAGGAGAGGGAGATCACCTTCTCCGTACCCCGCATCGCCTCAGAGACTCCGTACTCTCCCGTCACTGCTGTCACTGCCGTCACCTAACACCGCTCGTAGCGCGGCCGAAGGCGCAGGTGCAGGAACGCTTCGAGCAGCGCCAGCAATTCCCTCGGCTCGGAGGTCGGCATCAGGATGTTGACCCGGTGCGTAGCCGACTTGATCCACGCTCCCGCATCCGCAGGGTCGAAGCCCGCGATGGCTGCCATCTCGGGGTCTGCTGCGAGCGAGGCCGCCAACGTACTGGGCGCGCTGCCCGCCCGATAGTGCTGGCTGCAGAACCTCGCTCCACTCTTCGGCCCGGCGATGCCGACTTTGAGCCAGCGTCCATGCCCCCAGAAGCCATACACGGCCATCGTCCCGGTCGGCAGGCGTGATGGCCGTGTATGGCGCGTCCAGGTACTCGACGACAATGTGGTCGGCAGCCAGCGGGTGGCCCGCGAGCGCCGCCACCTGCTCGAACGCCGCCATCGACTTCTGGATGTCCTCCGTCCAGCTCATGCCGGCGCAGCCTCCACCAACTTCTCGGCTACCTTGATACGCAGTTCGCCGGAGATGAGCTTGGGGAGGAGAAGATCGCGAAGAGACGCCAACGTTCGATTCTCAGCGAACAGAACCGCCTGGCGATGCAGCATCGGTTCGAGTAATTCTGCCGTCCGCAAGGCCTCTCCTGAGTAGAGCGGTACATCCATCTGGCGCTGATCCCGCAGAGACACGTATGGAGCCATGTCGGTCTGCCCTGCAACGGCCATGATCTGCCGCATCATGTCGGCGCTCTTCATCCATAAGAACAGTAAAGAGGGAGGAATCAGCCGAGGCTCAAGCGACCGCCAGTAGCACACCTGAGGCGAGTACACACACTCTGGCGTGTAGTCGGTTACTCGCGCGAATCGTCCAACCGTGCCTTTCGACGTGAATACGACATCGCCCGGCTTACTGGTCTTGGAACCGGCGAGGGCAGCGCTGGCATCGCACAGACGCTCAGCCTTGACGGTGTCGATCTCGCCGTTCAGGTTTCCAGCCCGGATGAACGGTAGGCCCGGCGATCCGAGCTCGGAGTTCTTTGCGCGATACCCGTCGCCGATCTCCAACAACCCGCGTGCGATGAGTTCACGCGCCTTTTGGGTCTGCCCTCTACCCTGAACTCGCTCCGCGAAAATCGTCAGTGCCATCGCCTCCAGCGTCTCGCTCATGCGGCGGTTCAGGTCGATCTTGCCGTCGAGTGCCGCAAGGAGCGAGACGATCGCCTGTTGCTCAACAACCGGAGGCAATGTCACGTGCATCTGTCTCAAGTGCATCGGACCGAAGTGCCTGATGACACTTCCCGCACCCATGGCCTCCACTTGCTTCTGGAACTCAGGTCCTTCCAGTAGGTACCTGATGAAGGAGGCGACGAGCCTTCCGTCCTTAGGGCGCATTCGAATCAGCCCCGTATAGGCGATCGCACCAACTCCCTCCTCGCCAACAACGGCAAGTCGCCCGAGGGAAGCAGACGTGCTCAGGAGGATGTCTCCTTGTTGCAGGGCGAAATGCGCCCACCGTTTTCGAACCATGGCGGGGTCGAGGAAGTTGCACCCCGACAATAGTGAGGCGCCTCTGTCGAGGCCGGAAAGCCGAATGAGCGGCACTCCCGAGTCATGGAAGTCCTTGGCGAGGATGCCGGGCCCTTCTTGGAAATCAATCACGTCCGCGAACGGACAAGAGAGCCACTCTTCACCGACCATGCCCACACTCCGCTAGTGCCAGGTCGATGGCATGGTCGAGCCGTGCGGCATCTCGCCGCTGTTCAATGAGCGTCGAAGTCAGTTCCGACATCCGCTCGCCAAAGGCACCTTCGACTTCGTCGTCGGCCACAGTGCCCACGAAACGGCCAGGTGTGAGGACGTGCCCCTGCGCCGCGATGGTCTCGCGCCTCGCTGCCTTGCAGAACCCCGCCACATCCCCGTAAGCATCCGCGGCCTTCTCCCCCCGCCAGGCGTGGTACGCCCCCGCCACCTTCGCGATGTCCTCGGCGGTCAGTTCTTTCCGGGTGCGATCAACGAGCGTCCCCATGTTCCTCGCGTCGATGAACAGCGTCTCGCCGCGCCGGTCCCGCTTGCCTCCGCCCTTCTTGTCCCGCGTCAGGAACCAGAGGCACACGGGAATCTGAGTCGAGTAGAACAACTGGCCAGGCAGGGCCACCATGCAATCCACCAGGTCGGCCTCGACGAGCGCCTTCCGGATCTCGGCCTCGCCTGACTGGTTCGAGGACATGGACCCGTTCGCGAGGACGAAGCCGGCGGTGCCAGTCGGCGAGAGGTGGTGGAGGAAGTGCTGAATCCAGGCGTAGTTCGCATTCCCAGCCGGCGGCACCCCGTACACCCACCGCTTGTCGTCCTTCAGCAGGTCCCCGCGCCAGTCGCTGTCGTTGAAGGGCGGGTTGGCCAGGACGAAGTCGGCCTTCAGGTCCGGGTGCTGGTCGGCGTGGAACGTGTCGCCATGCTTGATCTGCGCGTCGATACCTCGGATGGCGAGGTTCATCTTCGCCAACCGCCAGGTGGTGTAGTTCGACTCCTGGCCGTAGATGGAGATGTCGCCGATGCGCCCGCTGTGCGCTTCGACGAACTTCTCGCTCTGCACGAACATCCCGCCCGAGCCGCAGCAGGGGTCGTACACGCGGCCCCTGTACGGCGCGAGCATCTCCACGAGCAGGCGCACCACGTAGGACGGCGTGTAGAACTGCCCCCCGTTCTTGCCCTCGGCACTGGCGAACTTCGCGAGGAAGTACTCGTACACCCGCCCGAGCACGTCCTTCGACTTCGAGGCGCTGCCGCCGAGGGCGATGTCGCCGACCAGGTTGATGATCTGGCCGAGCCTGGTCTTGTCGAGGCCGGGACGCGCGTAGTCCTTGGGCAGCACGCCCTTCAGCGAGGGGTTGGCCTTCTCGACCGCCTCCATCGCAGCGTCCACGAGGGCGCCGATGTTGGGCTGCGGTGCGTTGGCCATCAGGAACGACCAGCGCGCCTCTTTGGGCACCCAGAACACGTTCGCGGCCTGGTACTCGTCGGGGTCCTCGGGGTCGGCGCCGTGCGCCTTCTGCGCCAGCAGCTCCTCGTGCTTCGCCTCGAAGGCGTCGGAGATGTACTTCAGGAAGATGAGGCCGAGAACGACGTGCTTGTACTCGGCCGCGTCCATGTTGTTGCGGAGGGCGTCGGCGGTGGCCCACAGCTTGGCCTCGAACCCGATCTCGCCTCTGCCGTTTGCGGGTACTACCTTCTTCTTGGCCATGTGCTAGCTAGGTCTTTTCGCGTGGATAGTAGCAGGGGGGGCTTGTCAGCGTGACGGGCTTGACAGGCCTGTGCTGTCTCACCCACTGGACGTGCGATACGACCGGCGTCTGACGCCTGAGGACGCGCGATGGTGCTCGCCAGGGAGGGCATCTTCCGCAACCGTCACCGCTGTCACCTCAGAGCGACCGGCCTTTCCTGTCGCTAGCGTCCAGGCCCGCCGTGCCCGGTCGAAGGCGAAACCGGGTGCTTCGCGCAAGACCACGTACAGGGTCGCAATTGGCTTCTTTGAGCGGGTCCGCACGCCTCTGCGAAGCATTTCCTCGACCAGAGAGCGAGTCGACATGGGCTGGCCTGATTCCTCAAGCAGCTTGCGTGCTGCTTCAATCATCCCCAGCGAGGACCAATCATCTCCATCGAGGTGGATATCCCCGACTCCCTGTAAACCGTTCAGTGCCGCCAAGGCGGTCTCGACGCGTTGGAGTTCTGCTTCGAGGTTGCTACGTCGCTGAAGCAGCTCACGGCGTAGTTGCTCGGCTGAGTGGGCGATCGCCATGGCCTGCAGCATGTCATAGCACCTTGCCAAGGCCTAGCCAAGGCCCTATGCCATACCGAGGTGCCGAAGAAGGGCAGCGCTGCTAGACTGCTCTGGCCACAAGTCGTTCGCCGTCACGAGGAGATGCGTGATGAGCGTCCGAGTCAGGAAGTACCGAGGAACGAACGAGTGGGAGGTGGACCTCCGGCTCGTTCTCCCGAACGGCAAGCCGTGGAGGGAACGGAAGAAGGCTCCCGTGACCTCTCGGTCCGCCGCGTTGCGGTGGGGGCAGAATCGCGAACGCGAACTGCTCCTGAACAACACCGCGCCCAGCCCCTCTCGTACCGACAGTCCTCGCCTTCGCGAGTTTGCGCCCAGGTTCATGGATGGCCACGCCAGGGCTGAGCGGCAGAAGCCCAGTGGGCTGGCCGCGAAAGAGACGATCCTGCGCGTCCATCTGCTTCCGCACATGGGCCGCACGCCCCTCCATGCGATTGACAACGAATCGGTACAGCGCCTGAAGTCGGCCCTCACCAGTCGGTCCCCGAAGACGGTCAACAACGTCCTCACGGTGTTGAACAAGCTGCTGAAGACGGCGGTGGAGTGGGGCGTCATCGAGCAGATGCCTTGCGCCGTGCGGCTTCTCAAGGTGCCCAAGACCACCGCGCGGTTCTACGACTTCCACGAGTACGAGCGCCTGCTGGCCGCGGCTGAGGCTCTGCACCCGATGGCGCACCTCATCGTCCTGCTGGGCGGCGACGCCGGGCTCAGGTGCGGCGAGATGATGGCGCTGGAGTGGCGAGACGTGAACTGGCAGAAGCGCCAGCTCGTGATCGAGCGGTCGGACTGGAAGGGCCACGTCACCGCCACGAAGGGGGGCAGGGTCCGGTACGTGCCCCTGAGCGACCGGCTGGAGGCGGCGCTCCTCAAGTACCAGGACAAGCGGATGCGTGTGCTGCACGACCGCTACGGCGTCGGGCTGACCCAGAAGGAGGTGCAGGACTGGATGAAGCGGGCCGCCAAGCGGGCAGGCGTCCGGCAGGGCGTCCACATCCTCCGCCACTCCTTCTGCAGCCACCTGGCCATGAAGGGCGCTCCCGCGCGGGCCATCCAGGAACTCGCCGGTCACGAGAACCTCGCGACGACGCAGAGGTACATGCACCTCTCGCCGAGCGCGCTCGATCAGGCCATCGCGCTGCTCAACGGGCCCCGCTCCGCCGACCCTCTCCGTGGAGAAATCGTGGAGAAGGGTCGGGGTTGACTCTGTAAATCATTCTGCTAGAATGACTTAAGTGGTGGAGGCGGCGGGAGTCGAACCCGCGTCCGAGGGCGCATCCCCGCAGAAATCTACGTGCGTGTCCGCTCTTGAAATCTCACTGGCAGGCTCGAAGAGCGGCGAGAAAAACCTGACAGCCAGTCCCGGTAAGTCTCGCCCCCGCCTGCCGGAACACCGAGCGGGGGCCAGCCCTCTGAATGGCGCGTCATCCCCGGTCGAGGGCGCTCTGGGGTGACGCGTCGCCGTTAATTAAGCGGCGAGTGCAAGCTGCGGTTCCGCAGTTACATTTGGTTTCCGAACGGTTTAACGAGGAAGCTCGGAGTCCTCGGCACGCATCCCACGGTTCCACACCTCCGTCGAAGCCGTGACGCCCCCCTGGAGATGCCGCCGCGGGCCGTGACCCACGACTGCCCGTCGCCCGGCCGACACCGTGGCAGGACTGGCCATGCCACGAGTGACGGACGATCGACGATATTGACAGTCTACCTCCACTCGCATTCGGGTACTACAAGAAAATTCGCGAAATTCCTCGGCTTTTCCTGCCTTGACGGGCTGGTATGGGCCTCGCATAATCCCCGCACGGCCAGCCAGTTCTCGTTGTGGGACCAGGACGCTCGCCACCCCAGGACGACCATGTCGCTCGAGACCCGCATCACCGAGGCCGCACAGGCGGCGGTCCGCCGCCTCGACGAGGACCTGCGAGGCCGACTCGCGGCCCTCACCGACGAGTTGACGGCCGCTGCGGGGGCCGCCGGCGCCGACGCCGAAGCCGCGCACGCCACCGCCGCTGCCGAGCTCTCCAGGCGGATCGAGGAACTGAACGCCGACCTCGCGGCCCGCGACTCCCGCCTGGCCGACCTCGAGGAGCAGCTCACCCGCGACCGCGAGGCCCAGGCTCGCCAGATCGGCGCCATGCGCGAGGAAGCCGACGCGGCGCTCGCCGAGGCCGAACGCGCCCTGGCCGAAGCGGTCCGGCAGGCCTCGCTCCAGAACGAACAGGGGCGCGCGGCCGCTCTCCTCGAGTCGTCCCGCCTGGCCCGTCAGGATGTCGCCACCCACGTGCAGGCCCTCGCCCACGCCGTCAGCGGCATGGACGACGCCACCACGCTGAGCGAGGTGCTCGACGCGCTCGCCGAGGGATTGGCCGCCCAGGCGCCCAGGTCCGCCGTCCTCGTGTTCCAGCAGGACAGGGCGCGCATCTGGCGCCGGCACGGCTTCCCGGCCGATGCCCCGGGCATTGGCGCCGACCTCCATCTTCCCGAGCACGCCGATCTCAAGGCCATCCTCGACAGCGCTCGCCCGGCCATCGTCGAAGGCGACGGTCATGGCCCGGTGCTCGGCCTGGCGGCGCTCCCGGACGGCCATCAGGGACTGGCCGTCCCGGTGGCGATCGGCGGGCAGGCCGCCGCGCTCGTGTATGCCGACGGCGGAGACGATCCGCAGGCCTTGCCGCCGGGGTGGTCCGACGCGGTGGAGGTGCTCGCGCGCCACGCGGCTCGCTGCCTGGAAACGCTCACCGCCATGCGCGCGGCCGGCTATGCCCGGGCCAGCAAGCCGGCCGTGGTGGTGCCGATGCCGCCCCACCTCCGTGTGGTGCAGCGCCCGACGCTGGAGACGTCAATGGGCGACGCGCTCGAGCAGGCCAGGCGCGTGGCTCGGCTGCTCGTCTCGGAGATTCGTCTGAATCGGGAAGCCGACGTGATGGCCGGTCGCGCCGCAGGCGATCTCGGCACCCGGCTCGGCGACGACATCGAGCGCGCCCGCCGCACGTACCGGCAACGCGTGCCCGAGGCCGTGCCTGGTCGCGAGGCGCTGTTCGACGAGGAACTCGTCAGGACGCTGGCCAACGGCGACGCAACCTTGCTCCGTACCGGCTCGTAGTCGCGCCGAGTGATCGACTGCGGTCGAGCACTCGCCAACAGAATCGCCCGAATGCCGACGCCTACTCCCACGCCCGCCGCTCGCCCGACACGACGCCACGTGTGGGTACTCACGGCCGGGCTGGCCGTCCTCGTGTCGGCGGGCACGTTCGGAGGCGACTGGTGGCCGCGCGTCTCCTTCGCTCCGAAGGCCGCCCAGCAGCTTGCGCCGACGCCGCATCCCCCTGTGCCAGCCACCCTGGACGAGGCATGGCTGGTACCGGCGGGGGCCGAGCGCGACGCGATTGCGCGGCGAGCCGGGGTTCGCGCCCTGCGCAGCGCGGCCGAGGCCGTCCGGACCACCCGCTATTCCGAGGCGCTGACGGCGCTCGAGGAGGCGCGCCTCGACGGCACGCCGCTCGAGCCCTATGCCACCTATTACCGCGCCCTGTGCGACCTGCGTCTTCGTCGGCCGGAGCCGGCGCGCGCGCGGCTGGCGGGCTTGAGGCGATCGCTCTCGGCCGGTCGCCTGCGTGTCCTGACCCTGTCGGCCGAAGCCGAGGCGGCACTGAGCCTTGGCGACGCGGCTGGCGCGGCGGCGCTCTACGAGGAACTGTATCCGGCACTCACGAGCCAGCGCGACGTGGCGCTCGACCAGTGGGCCACCGCGACACGCGCGGCAGGGCGGCCGCAGGACGCGGCGCGCCTCTGGTTGCGCCTGTACTACGAGTTCCCCACGAGTGAACTCGCCGCCTCGGCGCTTCGCCAGGCAGAAACCACGTTGAACACGGCGGCCGTCGGCACTCCCGACGCCTTCCCGCACGACCTCACGCGTGCCGAGGCCCTGCTCGCCGCTGGCCGCGCCGCCGACGCCGAAGCCGCCTTGAAGCTGCTCGAGCCGCTGCTGGCCGCCAGCCCCGATGCGGCCGAAGCGCAGGCGCGCCGCGACCGCCTCAACCTGCGCCTGGCACAGGCGGCCTGTGCGTTGAAGCGCTGCGCGACGCAACTGGCCACGCTCGGCGACCTCGCGGCACGCGGGGTCGGACACGGCGAGGCACAGTACCTGGCCGCCGTGGCCCTCCGTGAGCAGGGCCGTGCCGCCGAGTACCGCGAGGCCCTCGACGCGATGGCCGCCACCCCGGCAGGTACCGCGGCCGACGCGTGGATCGAGCGCGCGCTCAGCGAGCATGCCATCGCGCTCGTGAAGGCCGACGCGGACGCCGAGGCCGCGACAATCTTCCGCCGCCTGTTCGACCGCAACCCGTCGGGCCGGTACGCCGAGCGCGCCGCCTGGAAGTACGGCTGGTGGTCCTATCGCGCCGGCCGCTACGACGAGGCCGCGCGCGTGTTCGACCTGGCGGCGGCGAGCATCCCGCGCGCCAACACCCGTCCGGCGTGGATCTACTGGTCGGGCCGGGCGCACGAGAAGCAGGGTGACACCGCGGGCGCGACCCAGCGACTGTCCCTGGCCGTCGTCGACTACCTGCACTCGTACTACGGGCGACTGGCCGCCGAGGCGCTCGGCCGGCTCGGCGCGCCGTTGCCGACGCCGGCGACCATGGCCGCCTCGAGTGGCATGGGGGTGGCGATCGACGGGGGAGAGGCCGACGCGCTGGGCGATGGCCCGGGCGACGGCGCCTCGCCCATGGTGCCCGATGCACGAATGGCGGCCGCGAGCCCGCCACCGACCGCCGACCTGATCACGTGGCTGGTCGCCGCGGGCATGTTCGACGAGGCGATCGCCGAGATCACGCACGCGCAGCGCGCCCACGGTCGCTCGCCCAAGCTCGACGCGACGCTGGCGTGGGTCTACCGTCAGCAGGGCGAGAATCGCCCCGCCATCAACACGATGCGGCAGGCGTACCCGCAGTACCTGTCGGTGCGCGGCGATGCGCTGCCGCGCGCCATCCAGGAAGTGATCTTCCCGATCGACTACGTCCCGTACATCAAGCGCTACTCGGCGCAGCACGGCCTCGACCCGTTCCTGGTCGCCGCTCTCATCGCGCAGGAGTCGTCGTACGTGGCCGACGTGCGGTCGCCGGCCAACGCCTGGGGGCTGATGCAGATCCTGCCGTCGACGGGGCGCCAACTGGCGCGCGCCGAGGGCGTGCCGCGGTTCACGACCCAGCGACTGACCGACCCGGAGACCAACGTCCGCCTGGGAACCCGCTACCTCGCCACCCTGATTCGCAACCACGACGGCGTGCCGTATGCCCTGGCCGCCTACAACGCCGGCGCGGCGCGCGTGATCCGGTGGAAGGCCGAGCGGGGCGGTCTCGAACAGGCCGAGTTCATCGACGACATCCCGTTCCCCGAGACCCAGATGTACGTCAAGAAGATCCTGGGCACGGCCGTGGACTACCGCCGCCTCTACGCCGACGTCCTCGCGGAGTAGAATCTCCGGCGTGGCCCAGACCCATTCGACCCACGCGCCGGCCTGGACGCTGCCGGCCCGGCATCCGCGCGCACTGACGATCCAGCTCGGCCTGCTGTTGGCCGCCGCCTGGGCCCTGCCCGCCGCGATCCACGCGCTGGCCCTGCCCGTGCGGCAGTTGTTGCCGATGCACTGGCCCGCGATCCTCGCCGGCCTCGTCTACGGCTGGCGCTCCGGCGCGATCATCGGCGCGGCCTCGCCCGTCCTGAGCTACCTGATGACCGGCATGCCGCGACCCGCGGTGCTGCCGTCGATGACCTTCGAACTCGCCGCCTACGGCGCCATTGCCGGCTTCATGGTGCAGGTGCTGCACCGTGGACGGTTCGAGGCCGCGCTCGCCTCGGTGATCGGCGGTCGGCTCGTGTTCCTCGCCGTGATGGTGGTGACTGGCGCGATTACGACCGCGTTCCCCGTCTACCTCCAGGCCGCGATGCTGCCGGGCCTGCCCGCGGCGATCGCGCAGGTGGTGTTGTTGCCGCTCCTCGCCAATGCCTGGGTGAAGCGGGAACGCGGCAATTCGAAATTGGACATTTGAAATTCTCGCGGGGCGCGGCTTCGCCGTCGCCCCTCGGGACGCCCCAAGCGGCCAGGCCGGGAGGCCGGCCGCCGGGCCATTTCAAATTTCAAATCTCAAATTACACGAACACCGCGAAGAGGCGTTCCTCCGCGGCGGCCAGCGTCTCCTCCTTCTTGCAGAAGCAGAAGCGCAGGCACGCGCGGCCGCCGGTTCCCGGGCGGTAGAAGCTGCTGCCCGGCACTGCCGCCACTCCCACCTCCGCCGCCAGCCACCGCGCCACGCTCACGTCATCGTCGGACTCGGGTCCGCGACCCTTCGCCCGGACGCGGGCGAGCGGCTCGCGCGTGTCGGTCATCACGTAGTACGCGCCGTCGGGCACGCGTGGCGCGAAGCCGCAGCGCTCGAGCATCGCGACGCAGCGCTGCCGTCGCATGTCGTAGTGCGCCGCGAGCGACGTGAAGTACGCGTCGGGCATGCGCAGCGCGAAAGCCGCCGCGTCCTGCAGCGGCGCCGGCGCGCCGACCGTCAGGAAGTCGTGCACCTTGCGAATCGCCCCGGCCAACGACGGCGGCGCGATGGCCCAGCCGATGCGCCAGCCGGTCACGCTGAACGACTTTGACAGGCTGCTGATGGTGACGGTCCGTTCCGCCATACCGGGCAAGGTGCAGAGCGGGACGTGCCGCGCCTCGCCGTACACGATGAACTCGTAGATCTCGTCGGTGATCGCCAGCAGGTCGTGCTCTTGACACAGGTCGGCCACCAACTGCAGTTCCTCGCGCGTGAACACCTTGCCGGTCGGGTTGTGCGGCGAGTTCAGGATGATGGCGCGTGTCCTCGGCGTGACGGCGGCGCGCAGTTCATCCGGGTCGATCGTCCAGCCGGGCTCGTGCAGGCGCACGTAGCGTGGCGTCGCGCCGGAGAGGATGGCGTCGGGCCCGTAGTTCTCGTAGTACGGCTCGAAGACGATCACCTCGTC from Luteitalea sp. TBR-22 includes:
- a CDS encoding lytic transglycosylase domain-containing protein, which translates into the protein MPTPTPTPAARPTRRHVWVLTAGLAVLVSAGTFGGDWWPRVSFAPKAAQQLAPTPHPPVPATLDEAWLVPAGAERDAIARRAGVRALRSAAEAVRTTRYSEALTALEEARLDGTPLEPYATYYRALCDLRLRRPEPARARLAGLRRSLSAGRLRVLTLSAEAEAALSLGDAAGAAALYEELYPALTSQRDVALDQWATATRAAGRPQDAARLWLRLYYEFPTSELAASALRQAETTLNTAAVGTPDAFPHDLTRAEALLAAGRAADAEAALKLLEPLLAASPDAAEAQARRDRLNLRLAQAACALKRCATQLATLGDLAARGVGHGEAQYLAAVALREQGRAAEYREALDAMAATPAGTAADAWIERALSEHAIALVKADADAEAATIFRRLFDRNPSGRYAERAAWKYGWWSYRAGRYDEAARVFDLAAASIPRANTRPAWIYWSGRAHEKQGDTAGATQRLSLAVVDYLHSYYGRLAAEALGRLGAPLPTPATMAASSGMGVAIDGGEADALGDGPGDGASPMVPDARMAAASPPPTADLITWLVAAGMFDEAIAEITHAQRAHGRSPKLDATLAWVYRQQGENRPAINTMRQAYPQYLSVRGDALPRAIQEVIFPIDYVPYIKRYSAQHGLDPFLVAALIAQESSYVADVRSPANAWGLMQILPSTGRQLARAEGVPRFTTQRLTDPETNVRLGTRYLATLIRNHDGVPYALAAYNAGAARVIRWKAERGGLEQAEFIDDIPFPETQMYVKKILGTAVDYRRLYADVLAE
- a CDS encoding ECF transporter S component, whose translation is MAQTHSTHAPAWTLPARHPRALTIQLGLLLAAAWALPAAIHALALPVRQLLPMHWPAILAGLVYGWRSGAIIGAASPVLSYLMTGMPRPAVLPSMTFELAAYGAIAGFMVQVLHRGRFEAALASVIGGRLVFLAVMVVTGAITTAFPVYLQAAMLPGLPAAIAQVVLLPLLANAWVKRERGNSKLDI
- a CDS encoding pyridoxal phosphate-dependent aminotransferase, encoding MLTPSEKASRFTESVIREMTRVALAHGAVNLSQGFPDFPAPDEVKAAAVRAVEADVNQYAVTWGAAPLRAAIGEHMQRHYDVAIEPDRQVTVCCGSTEAMIATLLATVNPGDEVIVFEPYYENYGPDAILSGATPRYVRLHEPGWTIDPDELRAAVTPRTRAIILNSPHNPTGKVFTREELQLVADLCQEHDLLAITDEIYEFIVYGEARHVPLCTLPGMAERTVTISSLSKSFSVTGWRIGWAIAPPSLAGAIRKVHDFLTVGAPAPLQDAAAFALRMPDAYFTSLAAHYDMRRQRCVAMLERCGFAPRVPDGAYYVMTDTREPLARVRAKGRGPESDDDVSVARWLAAEVGVAAVPGSSFYRPGTGGRACLRFCFCKKEETLAAAEERLFAVFV